The following are encoded in a window of Osmia bicornis bicornis chromosome 15, iOsmBic2.1, whole genome shotgun sequence genomic DNA:
- the LOC114876516 gene encoding growth hormone-regulated TBC protein 1-A isoform X3, translated as MTSISINLSIIIRNIDFLRFFKMIIHFFVFKHRIEKCLLNTLYTAEIICQHRLAWGMASSCFSNVDEYGFERPHDFDYETYEDFMSEYLKVLAKRAKKWAEIIGEGKSLQRNITIKRYVRKGIPGEHRGLVWLSVSGGEDIKNEYPDLYQKLLQSPHNKEVADIIKTDLPRTFPDNIFFNNTENQQYQLYNILLTFAHQNKTVGYCQGLNYIAGLLLLVTKNEETAFWLLKVLIEKILPDYYTPTMDGLLTDIDVLAELVKIKMPDIYQHVTNIGLPWPVITTKWFVCLFAEVLPIELIRSLV; from the exons ATGACTTCAATATCGATTAATCTTTCGATTATTATTCGAAATATCGACTTTTTGcgcttttttaaaatgattataCACTTTTTCGTATT TAAACATAGAATTGAAAAGTGCTTGctgaacaccctgtatacagcAGAAATTATATGTCAGCATCGTCTTGCGTGGGGTATGGCAAGTTCATGTTTTAG taATGTGGATGAATATGGTTTTGAGAGACCCCACGACTTTGACTATGAAACCTATGAAGACTTTATGTCAGAATACCTCAAGGTACTTGCTAAAAGAGCTAAGAAATGGGCTGAAATTATTGGAGAAGGAAAATCATTGCAACGtaatattacaataaaaaGATATGTTCGTAAAGGTATACCAGGAGAACATAGAGGATTA gtaTGGCTGTCTGTCAGTGGAGGagaagatataaaaaatgaatatccTGATCTTTATCAGAAATTGTTACAGTCTCCTCATAACAAAGAAGTTGCAGATATTATAAAAACTGATCTACCAAGAACTTTTCCTgacaatatatttttcaataatacaGAAAATCAGCAATATcaattgtataatattttattaacttttgCTCATCAGAATAAAACAGTAGGATATTGTCAA GGTTTGAATTACATAGCAGGTTTATTATTACTTGTtacaaaaaatgaagaaacagcTTTTTGgttgttaaaagttttaatagaaaaaatcTTACCTGATTATTATACACCAACAATGGATGGCCTGCTTACAGATATCGATGTACTCGCAGAATTAGTCAA gATAAAAATGCCAGATATTTATCAACATGTTACAAACATAGGCTTACCGTGGCCAGTCATTACAACCAAATGGTTTGTGTGTTTGTTTGCAGAAGTTTTACCAATTGAG TTGATTCGTTCATTAGTTTAA
- the LOC114876522 gene encoding uncharacterized protein LOC114876522 gives MFEIEEEMRPASARRSQREFIVTLEDDQLMKISTSSRKKSMKPTEEISPKRRKTSSKEETVPVVPELIPLPQSTTDTIPAIELQQDQVQQPPEDEELIEVVKPKRKRKIYDKYIKLSYAVMKKNTGNVTAHTIKHHRFTATLPPAKVYLTQPSTVAFNRSWGQPLMRLFKQHIVGPFVVQNEFQATDMEIEETIVADTLRANASKLRDQTGEISSKIGTIINGTTDQSRVFDKTPLNIAIDATDQSKILDKTLPTIGQPPQLEEDQQTERKEESTVALPEITYIEDKNGELQEKQQKSTNGRKSKSNSSSPRSEIHLSKQELLAFMEVQWQERRLLNFHELFSPESYSRKEVALAFFFCLELQKEKVIILKQADPFGTIWIEKCPCYS, from the exons AtgtttgaaattgaagaagaaaTGCGTCCAGCATCTGCTAGAAGAAGTCAACGAGAGTTTATAGTTACTCTTGAAG ATGATCAACTTATGAAAATTTCTACATCTTCTAGAAAGAAAAGTATGAAACCTACTGAGGAAATTTCACCAAAAAGACGTAAA ACAAGTTCTAAAGAAGAAACGGTACCCGTCGTACCTGAACTGATACCATTACCACAATCGACAACTGATACTATACCTGCAATAGAACTTCAGCAAGACCAAGTTCAGCAGCCTCCCGAAGATGAAGAATTAATCGAAGTAGTAAAGCCAAAGAGAAAACGGAAGATTTATGACAAATACATTAAATTAAGCTATGCCGTCATGAAGAAAAATACTGGCAATGTTACAGCTCATACTATA aaacATCATAGATTTACAGCTACTTTACCACCGGCTAAAGTATATTTAACGCAACCTTCAACAGTAGCGTTTAATAGGTCATGGGGTCAACCGTTGATGCGACTTTTTAAACAACATATTGTTGGACCTTTCGTTGTACAAAATGAATTTCAGGCGACTGACATGGAAATTGAGGAAACAATAG tTGCAGACACACTACGCGCGAATGCAAGTAAATTACGAGATCAGACAGGAGAAATATCAAGCAAAATTGGAACGATCATAAATGGAACGACTGATCAGTCTAGGGTGTTTGATAAAACACCTCTAAATATTGCAATTGATGCGACTGATCAATCTAAGATACTAGATAAAACGCTTCCAACAATTGGGCAACCGCCACAGCTTGAAGAAGATCAACAAACAGAACGAAAAGAAGAATCTACAGTTGCACTTCCGGAAATTACTTATATTGAAGATAAAAATGG GGAACTGCAAGAAAAACAACAAAAGTCTACAAATGgaagaaaatcaaaatcaaattccAGTTCTCCTAG ATCTGAAATCCATTTATCTAAACAAGAGCTGTTAGCATTCATGGAAGTCCAATGGCAGGAGAgaagattattaaattttcatgaatTATTTTCACCAGAAAGTTACAGTAGAAAAGAGGTTGCACTTgcatttttcttttgcttag AACTTCAAAAGGAAAAGGTTATCATTTTGAAACAAGCTGATCCTTTTGGTACAATTTGGATAGAAAAGTGTCCTTGTTACAGTTAA
- the LOC114876516 gene encoding growth hormone-regulated TBC protein 1 isoform X1, giving the protein MTSISINLSIIIRNIDFLRFFKMIIHFFVFKHRIEKCLLNTLYTAEIICQHRLAWGMASSCFSNVDEYGFERPHDFDYETYEDFMSEYLKVLAKRAKKWAEIIGEGKSLQRNITIKRYVRKGIPGEHRGLVWLSVSGGEDIKNEYPDLYQKLLQSPHNKEVADIIKTDLPRTFPDNIFFNNTENQQYQLYNILLTFAHQNKTVGYCQGLNYIAGLLLLVTKNEETAFWLLKVLIEKILPDYYTPTMDGLLTDIDVLAELVKIKMPDIYQHVTNIGLPWPVITTKWFVCLFAEVLPIETTLRIWDCLFYEGSKIIFRVALTLIKRNKCNLLACQDFTTLAECFKEITKDSIVLKCHEFMQSIFKVPGSLPGSTIIKLRTKISRQRMEQKENKLGR; this is encoded by the exons ATGACTTCAATATCGATTAATCTTTCGATTATTATTCGAAATATCGACTTTTTGcgcttttttaaaatgattataCACTTTTTCGTATT TAAACATAGAATTGAAAAGTGCTTGctgaacaccctgtatacagcAGAAATTATATGTCAGCATCGTCTTGCGTGGGGTATGGCAAGTTCATGTTTTAG taATGTGGATGAATATGGTTTTGAGAGACCCCACGACTTTGACTATGAAACCTATGAAGACTTTATGTCAGAATACCTCAAGGTACTTGCTAAAAGAGCTAAGAAATGGGCTGAAATTATTGGAGAAGGAAAATCATTGCAACGtaatattacaataaaaaGATATGTTCGTAAAGGTATACCAGGAGAACATAGAGGATTA gtaTGGCTGTCTGTCAGTGGAGGagaagatataaaaaatgaatatccTGATCTTTATCAGAAATTGTTACAGTCTCCTCATAACAAAGAAGTTGCAGATATTATAAAAACTGATCTACCAAGAACTTTTCCTgacaatatatttttcaataatacaGAAAATCAGCAATATcaattgtataatattttattaacttttgCTCATCAGAATAAAACAGTAGGATATTGTCAA GGTTTGAATTACATAGCAGGTTTATTATTACTTGTtacaaaaaatgaagaaacagcTTTTTGgttgttaaaagttttaatagaaaaaatcTTACCTGATTATTATACACCAACAATGGATGGCCTGCTTACAGATATCGATGTACTCGCAGAATTAGTCAA gATAAAAATGCCAGATATTTATCAACATGTTACAAACATAGGCTTACCGTGGCCAGTCATTACAACCAAATGGTTTGTGTGTTTGTTTGCAGAAGTTTTACCAATTGAG ACTACGCTGCGTATATGGGATTGCCTTTTTTATGAAGGCAGTAAAATCATATTTCGTGTTGCATTAACTTTGATAAAAAGGAACAAATGCAACTTACTTGCATGTCAAGACTTTACAACATTAGCAGAATGTTTTAAAGAAATAACAAAAGACAGCATTGTTTTAAAATGCCATGAATTTATGCAg aGTATATTTAAAGTACCTGGATCGCTACCTGGCAGcacaattataaaattaagaacaaaaatttcaagacAACGCAtggaacaaaaagaaaataagttAGGACGATAG
- the LOC114876518 gene encoding mitochondrial import inner membrane translocase subunit TIM14 isoform X2, with protein sequence MSSTLVAAGLGLAVVGFTGRYILKKMPQLSQKMAEAVKNMPKLDSQTLANSKYYKGGFEAKMTRREASLILDVSPTANKVKVKQQFKKIMAVNHPDRGGSPYIAAKINEAKDLLEK encoded by the exons ATG AGTTCTACACTTGTTGCAGCAGGCTTAGGCCTTGCTGTAGTGGGTTTTACTGGACGTTACATTCTTAAAAAAATGCCACAATTATCTCAAAAAATGGCAGAAGCTGTTAAAAATATGCCAAAATTAGATTCACAG ACATTAGCTAATAGTAAATATTACAAAGGAGGCTTTGAAGCTAAGATGACTAGAAGGGAAGCTAGTTTAATATTGGATGTATCACCAACTGCAAATAAAGTAAAAGTAAAacaacaatttaaaaaaattatggCTGTAAATCATCCAGATAGAGGTGGATCTCCATATATAGCAGCAAAAATTAATGAAGCAAAAGACTTACTTGAaaaataa
- the LOC114876516 gene encoding growth hormone-regulated TBC protein 1 isoform X2, whose amino-acid sequence MKHVRSVPKHRIEKCLLNTLYTAEIICQHRLAWGMASSCFSNVDEYGFERPHDFDYETYEDFMSEYLKVLAKRAKKWAEIIGEGKSLQRNITIKRYVRKGIPGEHRGLVWLSVSGGEDIKNEYPDLYQKLLQSPHNKEVADIIKTDLPRTFPDNIFFNNTENQQYQLYNILLTFAHQNKTVGYCQGLNYIAGLLLLVTKNEETAFWLLKVLIEKILPDYYTPTMDGLLTDIDVLAELVKIKMPDIYQHVTNIGLPWPVITTKWFVCLFAEVLPIETTLRIWDCLFYEGSKIIFRVALTLIKRNKCNLLACQDFTTLAECFKEITKDSIVLKCHEFMQSIFKVPGSLPGSTIIKLRTKISRQRMEQKENKLGR is encoded by the exons ATGAAACACGTGCGCTCAGTGCC TAAACATAGAATTGAAAAGTGCTTGctgaacaccctgtatacagcAGAAATTATATGTCAGCATCGTCTTGCGTGGGGTATGGCAAGTTCATGTTTTAG taATGTGGATGAATATGGTTTTGAGAGACCCCACGACTTTGACTATGAAACCTATGAAGACTTTATGTCAGAATACCTCAAGGTACTTGCTAAAAGAGCTAAGAAATGGGCTGAAATTATTGGAGAAGGAAAATCATTGCAACGtaatattacaataaaaaGATATGTTCGTAAAGGTATACCAGGAGAACATAGAGGATTA gtaTGGCTGTCTGTCAGTGGAGGagaagatataaaaaatgaatatccTGATCTTTATCAGAAATTGTTACAGTCTCCTCATAACAAAGAAGTTGCAGATATTATAAAAACTGATCTACCAAGAACTTTTCCTgacaatatatttttcaataatacaGAAAATCAGCAATATcaattgtataatattttattaacttttgCTCATCAGAATAAAACAGTAGGATATTGTCAA GGTTTGAATTACATAGCAGGTTTATTATTACTTGTtacaaaaaatgaagaaacagcTTTTTGgttgttaaaagttttaatagaaaaaatcTTACCTGATTATTATACACCAACAATGGATGGCCTGCTTACAGATATCGATGTACTCGCAGAATTAGTCAA gATAAAAATGCCAGATATTTATCAACATGTTACAAACATAGGCTTACCGTGGCCAGTCATTACAACCAAATGGTTTGTGTGTTTGTTTGCAGAAGTTTTACCAATTGAG ACTACGCTGCGTATATGGGATTGCCTTTTTTATGAAGGCAGTAAAATCATATTTCGTGTTGCATTAACTTTGATAAAAAGGAACAAATGCAACTTACTTGCATGTCAAGACTTTACAACATTAGCAGAATGTTTTAAAGAAATAACAAAAGACAGCATTGTTTTAAAATGCCATGAATTTATGCAg aGTATATTTAAAGTACCTGGATCGCTACCTGGCAGcacaattataaaattaagaacaaaaatttcaagacAACGCAtggaacaaaaagaaaataagttAGGACGATAG
- the LOC114876520 gene encoding LOW QUALITY PROTEIN: IST1 homolog (The sequence of the model RefSeq protein was modified relative to this genomic sequence to represent the inferred CDS: inserted 1 base in 1 codon; deleted 1 base in 1 codon) yields MKTELAQKARKEIADYIAAGKVERAKIRVEHIIREDYMVKAMELFEMYCDLLAHFGLIQQMKNLNEGLADAISTIIWVAPRIQTXIQEIKVIADILTSKFGKQYTGACREKAVMSEGQDALLMDVGGETRNNLDTASDGSMAQPVGFIGFPQPSLLPNRTSNLINSKEGPIGFVPPSGPLENKDQNVPYNPTNVSYNIPLDNSKII; encoded by the exons atgaaaacTGAACTTGCTCAGAAAGCAAGGAAAGAAATAGCCGATTATATCGCCGCTGGAAAAGTTGAGAGAGCAAAGATACGAGTTGAACACATCATTAGAGAAGAT TACATGGTCAAGGCTATGGAATTGTTCGAAATGTATTGCGATCTCTTGGCGCATTTCGGACTCATTCAACAAATGAA aaatttaaatgaaGGATTAGCAGACGCTATTTCTACAATAATCTGGGTTGCTCCCAGAATTCAGA gaattcaagaaattaaagtaattgcTGATATCTTAACTTCTAAATTTGGTAAGCAATACACAGGTGCTTGTAGAGAAAAAGCG GTAATGTCAGAAGGCCAAGATGCTCTTCTGATGGATGTTGGAGGTGAAACTAGAAATAATTTGGACACAGCTTCTGATGGTAGTATGGCACAGCCAGTTGGGTTTATTGGATTTCCCCAACCTTCATTGTTACCTAATCGTACATCAAActtaatt aATTCAAAAGAAGGACCTATAGGATTTGTACCTCCATCAGGACCTCTAGAAAATAAAGATCAAAATGTTCCTTATAATCCAACTAATGTTTCTTATAATATTCCTTTagataattctaaaattatttaa
- the LOC114876519 gene encoding histone acetyltransferase type B catalytic subunit, with translation MEDPVTARLKNLVTSSNDALEFKLVRSVEDLENDEATFRPEMSHQVFGDSESIFGYRDLRVKLYYSAGCLETYLGMTYSEKINKAIYEGVEADEVLPKIADKLAPQVHDSLDSFIKSLKKDDTFIPHGELLHSFSVNDDGCTRKFEVYKADMTYKGFREYHERIRTFVLWYIDAANFIDIDDDRWHYFNMFEKYILDGTVRYATTGFATVYQYYAYPRHTRPRIAQVLILPPFQNMGLCANLLHAIYREYIGRQEVIDIAVEDPSVSFQRIRDYVDAMNCSSTLPSFSRECLLQGFNKAMAVEAKEKLKINKKQARRVYEILRLRATDLTNEQEYRDYRLDVKKRLNIPYRREQNDFKKLECALKNIDKRGNITLPTSEQRIQTLEQEYRSLEEEYKKVIRRLEDAEEL, from the exons ATGGAAGATCCAGTTACAGCACGCTTAAAAAATTTAGTAACAAGTAGCAATGATGCTTTGGAATTTAAATTGGTACGTTCTGTAGAAGACTTAGAAAATGATGAAGCTACATTTAGGCCTGAAATGTCTCATCAAGTATTCGGAGACAG tGAATCTATATTTGGTTACCGGGATCTGAGAGTGAAGCTATACTACTCGGCAGGTTGTTTAGAAACATATTTGGGTATGACTTACTCAgagaaaataaacaaagctATTTATGAGGGAGTTGAAGCTGATGAAGTATTGCCAAAAATTGCTGACAAGCTTGCTCCACAAGTTCATGATAGTTTAGATTCATTTATTAAATCCTTGAAGAAAGATGATACATTTATACCTCATGGTGAACTACTCCATTCTTTTTCTGTTAATG atGATGGCTGTACAAGAAAATTTGAAGTTTATAAAGCAGATATGACTTACAAAGGATTCAGGGAGTATCATGAACGTATTCGAACGTTCGTTCTTTGGTATATAGATGCTGCTAATTTTATAGATATCGATGATGATCGATGGCATTATTTTAATAT GTTTGAAAAGTATATTCTGGATGGTACCGTTCGTTATGCAACTACTGGTTTTGCTACTGTATATCAATATTATGCATATCCTCGTCATACTAGACCTCGCATAGCTCAAGTTTTAATCTTACCACCATTCCAAAATATGGGTCTTTGTGCTAATTTATTACATGCTATTTATCGCGAATACATCGGAAGACAGGAAGTCATAGATATAGCag TTGAGGACCCCTCTGTATCCTTTCAACGAATAAGAGATTATGTGGATGCAATGAATTGCAGCAGCACGTTACCAAGTTTTTCACGAGAATGTTTACTTCAAGGTTTTAATAAAGCAATGGCTGTAGAAGCAAAAGAgaagttaaaaattaataag aaACAAGCTCGAAGAGTATATGAAATCTTAAGATTACGTGCAACAGATTTAACAAACGAACAGGAGTATCGAGATTACAGATTAGATGTAAAAAAGAGATTGAATATTCCATATAGACGTGaacaaaatgattttaaaaaattagaatgtgcactaaaaaatattgataaacGGGGAAACATCACTTTGCCTACATCGGAACAACGTATACAAACTCTTGAGCAAGAATATAGAAGTTTAGaagaagaatataaaaaagttatCAGACGCTTGGAAGATGCAGaagaactttaa
- the LOC114876518 gene encoding mitochondrial import inner membrane translocase subunit TIM14 isoform X1 codes for MMFWKFSWYKVIKTPSSTLVAAGLGLAVVGFTGRYILKKMPQLSQKMAEAVKNMPKLDSQTLANSKYYKGGFEAKMTRREASLILDVSPTANKVKVKQQFKKIMAVNHPDRGGSPYIAAKINEAKDLLEK; via the exons ATGATGTTTTGGAAGTTCAGTTGGTATAAGGTTATAAAAACTCCG AGTTCTACACTTGTTGCAGCAGGCTTAGGCCTTGCTGTAGTGGGTTTTACTGGACGTTACATTCTTAAAAAAATGCCACAATTATCTCAAAAAATGGCAGAAGCTGTTAAAAATATGCCAAAATTAGATTCACAG ACATTAGCTAATAGTAAATATTACAAAGGAGGCTTTGAAGCTAAGATGACTAGAAGGGAAGCTAGTTTAATATTGGATGTATCACCAACTGCAAATAAAGTAAAAGTAAAacaacaatttaaaaaaattatggCTGTAAATCATCCAGATAGAGGTGGATCTCCATATATAGCAGCAAAAATTAATGAAGCAAAAGACTTACTTGAaaaataa
- the LOC114876515 gene encoding eukaryotic translation initiation factor 2A: MALPVPCLAVRGSIGISLGQGPPSYEPVKTFPKDDSKTCKAMVFSPEGRYFAWVNGVAVKILHCNTWKIIIEIKRPKISAIQFSSQGTYFMTWEPFIATVSNPQGVPNLHIWKSETGELVKSFVQKKQSDWEPQWSSDEKICGMLVGADVILYKDVNFEKIEHRINVAKVAKFSISPSNAPYHILCYMPGKSGQPSFGRLFQYPKFDSTQALANKSFFQADRVNVYWNNQGTNVLLMTSTEVDKTGASYYGKQTLHYLSTKGETAMVMLSKEGPIHAVQWSPKNTEFCVVYGFMPAKATLFNLKCESIFEFGALHRNSIYYNPQGNILILTGFGNLRGGIELWDVGNRKLIAKTEAPDTTLLQWSPDGEHFMTATTAPRLRMGNGFKIWHYTGTLLYERPWNEQEELWEVLWQTFPPDAFPEKPISYKAVEGIAPSQPQASKQAYRPPSARGESITFKLHDDEVFGVKNTAKSNQSKAKKKTKKVKKDSEASASSQSPSTNGQVTASIKPQNLTANAAESDELERSKKIKKIKNKIEQISKLKEQLEAGKQLEINQLDKIKKEADLMKELEELSL, from the exons ATGGCGTTGCCTGTTCCTTGTCTCGCTG TGAGAGGTTCCATTGGGATCAGTTTAGGCCAGGGCCCACCATCATATGAACCAGTTAAAACATTTCCCAAGGATGACAGTAAAACATGCAAGGCTATGGTATTTAGTCCAGAGGGAAGATATTTTGCATGGGTTAATGGAGTGGCTGTCAAGATTTTGCACTGTAATACatggaaaataattatagaGATCAAGAGGCCCAAAATTTCTGCAATTCAGTTCTCCAGTCAAGGGACATATTTTATGACATGGGAACCTTTCATCG CAACGGTGTCAAATCCTCAAGGGGTACCAAATCTTCATATATGGAAATCAGAAACTGGAGAGCTAGTGAAGAGTTTTGTACAGAAAAAACAATCAGATTG GGAGCCTCAATGGTCAAGTGATGAGAAAATCTGTGGGATGTTAGTTGGTGCAGATGTCATTCTATATAAGGATGtcaactttgaaaaaattgagCACAGAATAAATGTAGCCAAAGttgcaaaatttagtatatCACCCAGTAATGCTCCATATCATATTCTGTGTTATATGCCcg gAAAATCGGGTCAACCTTCATTTGGTAGATTATTCCAGTATCCAAAATTTGATTCTACACAAGCTTTAGCAAATAAAAGTTTTTTCCAG GCGGATAGAGTGAACGTGTATTGGAATAATCAGGGGacaaatgttttattaatgaCGAGTACAGAGGTTGATAAAACAGGCGCATCGTATTATGGAAAACAGACCTTACACTATCTCAGTACAAAAGGAGAAACTGCTATGGTTATGCTTA gTAAAGAAGGTCCTATACATGCTGTACAGTGGTCTCCAAAAAACACTGAATTCTGTGTAGTATATGGTTTTATGCCAGCTAAAGCTACATTATTTAATCTTAAATGTGAATCAATATTTGAATTTGGTGCGCTGCATCGAAATAGCATTTATTATAATCCTCAGGGAAATA TTCTAATTTTAACTGGATTTGGGAACCTCCGTGGTGGGATCGAATTATGGGATGTTGGCAacagaaaattaattgctAAAACTGAAGCTCCTGATACCACGCTTCTTCAATGGTCTCCAGATGGAGAACATTTTATGACTGCAACTACAGCACCCAGATTGCGAATGGGCAATGg ATTTAAAATTTGGCATTACACCGGAACATTATTGTATGAGCGACCATGGAACGAACAAGAAGAACTGTGGGAGGTATTATGGCAAACTTTTCCACCAGATGCGTTTCCAGAAAAACCAATTAGTTATAAAGCTGTTGAAGGAATTGCTCCTAGTCAACCACAAG CATCGAAACAAGCATATCGACCACCATCGGCGAGAGGGGAATCTATAACTTTCAAATTACACGATGACGAAGTGTTTGGAGTTAAAAATACTGCAAAAT ctAATCAGTCTAAGGCaaagaagaaaacaaagaaagTCAAAAAAGATTCAGAAGCTTCGGCTTCTTCACAGTCACCGAGTACTAATGGACAAGTTACTGCAAGTATAAAACCTCAAAATTTAACTGCAAATGCTGCTGAAAGTGACGAATTGGAAAGAAgtaaaaagattaaaaaaattaaaaac AAAATAGAACagatttcaaaattgaaagaaCAATTAGAAGCAGGGAAACAATTAGAAATCAATCAACTAGacaagataaaaaaagaagctgACCTGATGAAGGAACTCGAAGAACTTTCTTTATGA